A window of Acidimicrobiia bacterium genomic DNA:
GCGCGAAGGCGCGCCGGCGTACGTCGACGTGATCGCCCTGCGCGCGGCCCTCGACGCCGGAGACGCCGACACGGTCGTCACGCTCTATCGCGGCGACCTCCTGCCCGGGTGCTACGACGACTGGCTCCTGCGCGAGCGCGACGTCTTGCGGATCGCCACCTGCGACCTCCTCGACGCCGCGGCGACCGCCGCACTCGAGGCCGACGACGCCCCGGGCGCCCTCCGGTACGCACGCGCGCTCGTCGCGATCGACCCGCTCCGCGAGGCCGGTCACCGCGCGTGCATGCGGGCGTCCTCGGCACTCGGCGACCGAACCGATGCCGTGCGCGCGTACCACCGGTGCGTCGAGGTGCTCGAGCAGCAGCTCGGTGTGGCGCCCGAGGCCGAGACGGTCGCGCTGTACGAGCAGATCCGCGACGCGCGCGGCCGCGCTCCCACGGTGACCATCGCTCCCCTCTCGTCGCGCACGACGACCGCGACGCTCGTTGGACGAGCGGACGAGCTCGCGACCGCACGAGCGCTGTGGGACCGGTGCGCCGCCGGCGAGCCCGCCCTCCTCGCCGTCACGGGTGAGCCGGGGATCGGCAAGACGCGCCTCGTCGCCGAGCTCGAGCGAGCCATCGCAGCCGACGGCGCCGCGACCGCGCGCACGCGCGCGTACGAGACAACCGCCGTCATGCCGTGGGGACCGGTCGTCGACTGGCTGCGCAGCAGCGCGCTCCAAGCCCGCGTCTCGCGCCTCGCCGACGTGTGGCGGCGGCAGATCGCGCGGCTCGTCCCCGAGCTGCGCAGCCCCGACGGCGACGACCTCGCGCCCGCGGACGCCGGCACGACGGGCAGGCGGATCCTCCTGGACGCCCTCGTCCACGCGCTGACCTCGGCCGGCACGCCGCTGCTGCTCGTGCTCGACGACCTGCAGTGGTGCGACGACGACACGCTCGAGCTCCTCGGGTATCTCGTCCCGGCCGCGCGCGACGCGCCGCTGATGATCGCGTGCACCGTTCGCGACGAAGAGGTCGTCGCGCGACCCGCGCTGCGCGCGCTGCTCACCGGCCTCGTCCGCGAGGGACGCGGGACGGAGATCCGTCTCGGTCGGCTGTCGTTCGACGACACGCTGCGGGTCGCGAGCGAGGTCTCGGGTCGTGCCATCGGGTCGGCGACTGCCCGCCGGGTCTGGGCCGAGACCGAGGGAAGCCCGCTGTTCGCGGTCGAGCTCGCGCGCGCCGACAGCTTCGACGACGACCGGCGCGCCCTCCCGCCGACGATCCACGCAGTCATCACGGCGCGCCTCGCACGGCTGTCGACGCGCGCACGGGATCTCGCGGAGGTCGCGGCCACGATGGGACGCGAGTTCGAGCCGACCCTGCTCGCCCGGGCGAGCGGCGCATCCGACGACGACCTCGTGAGCGGTCTCGACGAGCTCTGGCTGCGCCAGATCATCCGCGAGCACCACCAGGGCTACGACTTCACGCACGACAAGCTCCGCGAGGTGCTCTACGGCACGATCAGCCCCGCCCGGCGCCGACGCCTCCATCGCGGCGTCGCGGACGCGATCGCCGCCGAGCACGAGCGCGACCTCGCGCCCGTCAGCGCGACGCTCGCCGCGCACTACAGGGCTGCCAGGCTGCCCGACCGAGCGGTCGCCGCATACCGGCGCGCCGCCGAGTACGACGTCGAGATCTCGGCGCTCGACGACGCGATCGAGTGCCTCGACCGCGCGCTGGAGCTCCTGGCCGATCTCGCACCAGGTCGCGACCGCGACGAGCTCGAGGTCGAGCTGTGCGTGGCGCGGGGCACCTCGCTCTCGGTGCGGACGGGCTACGGATCCGACCGCACGATGGCGGCGTACGAACGAGGCGCGGCGGTCTGCCGGCGCTCGCGCGGCGTCGTGGATCCCGCGATCTTGCGCGGCCTCGCCCTCGCCGTCATCTCGCGCTGCGACTTCGCGCGCTCCGCCGCGCTCGGCTACGAGACGCTCGCCGCATCGCCGGCCGACCCGGTCGCGCTGGTCGAGGGTCACTACGTCGTCGGCGTGAGCGAGTTCTGGCGGGCCAACTTCGCGGCCTCGCGCGAGCACCTCGAGGCGGCGGTCGCGGCATACCGGGACGACGCGTCGCGCGAGCACATCCGCCGCTTCGCGCAGGACCCGCTGGCCGTCTGTCTCTGCCGCTTGGCCCTGACCCGGCTGTGGCAGGGCGACCGGGACGAGTCGGTTGCGCTCGTCGCGCGGGCGGTCGAGTACGCCGAGCGCCTCGACCATCCGCCGACCCTCGCCTATGTCGTGCTCTTTGCCGCGATCGGCGCGATCGAGCGGGGCGAGCTCGACGTCGCCGCTGACCTGGTCGCGAAGAGCGACGAAATCTTCGGGCGCTACGGCGAGTTCGCGTACTTCCTGTCACTCGACCGTCTGCTGAGGGCATGGGTCGAGCTGGAGCGCGGTGACGGCACCGGGCTGCGCGCGATCCAGCGTGCGGTCGACGGGTGGCGCAACGCGACCCAGTCGCTGCACTTCACCTACGGGCTCACGCTGCTCGCCCGCGCGTACGCCCGCTACGGACGACCCGAGGCAGGGCGGGCGGTCGTCCACGAGGCCCTCGCGTGGGGCGTCCGGCACGACCAGCACTACGCGGACGCCGCGCTCCTCGTCGTCGACGCCGACCTGCTGGTCGCGTCGGGCGACGACCGATCGGCTCGTGACACGCTGACGAGCGCGCTCGAACGGGCGACGAGCCAGGGAGCGGCCTGGTTCGCGCGCCAGGCGCGCGATCGGCTCGCGACGCTCCCGAAGCGTTCCCCGACCGG
This region includes:
- a CDS encoding AAA family ATPase — encoded protein: MTPVGLEVRLLGEGSVTFDGRPADALSVPRVLRLFARVAIAPSGAVDRAKLAFDLWPDSTDAQARTNLRKLLHDARSALPALDDVMQLDRGVLRWREGAPAYVDVIALRAALDAGDADTVVTLYRGDLLPGCYDDWLLRERDVLRIATCDLLDAAATAALEADDAPGALRYARALVAIDPLREAGHRACMRASSALGDRTDAVRAYHRCVEVLEQQLGVAPEAETVALYEQIRDARGRAPTVTIAPLSSRTTTATLVGRADELATARALWDRCAAGEPALLAVTGEPGIGKTRLVAELERAIAADGAATARTRAYETTAVMPWGPVVDWLRSSALQARVSRLADVWRRQIARLVPELRSPDGDDLAPADAGTTGRRILLDALVHALTSAGTPLLLVLDDLQWCDDDTLELLGYLVPAARDAPLMIACTVRDEEVVARPALRALLTGLVREGRGTEIRLGRLSFDDTLRVASEVSGRAIGSATARRVWAETEGSPLFAVELARADSFDDDRRALPPTIHAVITARLARLSTRARDLAEVAATMGREFEPTLLARASGASDDDLVSGLDELWLRQIIREHHQGYDFTHDKLREVLYGTISPARRRRLHRGVADAIAAEHERDLAPVSATLAAHYRAARLPDRAVAAYRRAAEYDVEISALDDAIECLDRALELLADLAPGRDRDELEVELCVARGTSLSVRTGYGSDRTMAAYERGAAVCRRSRGVVDPAILRGLALAVISRCDFARSAALGYETLAASPADPVALVEGHYVVGVSEFWRANFAASREHLEAAVAAYRDDASREHIRRFAQDPLAVCLCRLALTRLWQGDRDESVALVARAVEYAERLDHPPTLAYVVLFAAIGAIERGELDVAADLVAKSDEIFGRYGEFAYFLSLDRLLRAWVELERGDGTGLRAIQRAVDGWRNATQSLHFTYGLTLLARAYARYGRPEAGRAVVHEALAWGVRHDQHYADAALLVVDADLLVASGDDRSARDTLTSALERATSQGAAWFARQARDRLATLPKRSPTGA